One Vicia villosa cultivar HV-30 ecotype Madison, WI linkage group LG5, Vvil1.0, whole genome shotgun sequence genomic window, atattgttgttgttgttgtcccgAAGCCTAATGCTGCTGTATTCCCATTCTATGATCATAACTAAGAGAGTATTCTCCTCATTAAATACTTGTCTTGCAATTGCAACCTTGGATTCATTCACATGAGGTTCCTTCTTATTCACATTGCACTCTCTTGAAAAATGACCGAACTTTTGACAAACAAAGCACTGCATCTTGCTTTTATCAATCCTTCTTCTTTCACCTTTAAAGTTTCCTTGACCACCATTCTTGTTGCAGCTACTCTCACCCTTTTCACAAGTCGAATTCTTGGAATTTTGGGATTCTCTTCCACCAAAATTCTAAAAAATGCCTTTACTCTTCAAGGGCCATTTTCATTCCGACTTCTTGTCTTTCTCATTGAAACAATCTTGCAAAACCATCTCCTACTTTTCCTTATCATTACTTCTCTCTCCATCCTTTGCCCATGAGCCTCAAGAGAGCTTTGTAGCTCCTCTTTGCTCATCTTCGCAAGATCCTTCGATTCCTCAATCGCTATGACAACTTTATCAAATCTTGTCGTTGATGAACGCAAAATTTTTGCGACAACATACTGCTTCATGATCATTTCTCCACATGCTTTTACTTGGTTCACCAATAGAGTAATTCTTGTCGTGAAATCGTTGATTGTCTCCTTCTCCTCCATTTGAATTAACTCAAGCTGACGTTTgcgagtttgtaacctcacaaccATCGCCTT contains:
- the LOC131604719 gene encoding uncharacterized protein LOC131604719, which encodes MVVRLQTRKRQLELIQMEEKETINDFTTRITLLVNQVKACGEMIMKQYVVAKILRSSTTRFDKVVIAIEESKDLAKMSKEELQSSLEAHGQRMERENFGGRESQNSKNSTCEKGESSCNKNGGQGNFKGERRRIDKSKMQCFVCQKFGHFSRECNVNKKEPHVNESKVAIARQVFNEENTLLVMIIEWEYSSIRLRDNNNNNIFGNAAETCCNRLPIRCNRLEAEGSAMMSMKGEVHCSEE